DNA from Brachyspira aalborgi:
AAACGGAAAAATCAGACTGTTGGACAACTATCATATATTTTTATGCAAGAATTACAAAGGCAGAGGAATAGATTATATTTATAAAAACGAAAAAATAAAATTTTAATCTATTCTTATTTATAATTTAATATTGACTTATAAATCTAAAAGTATATACTAATAAATATATATTTAATTAAGGAATTAATATGTTTCAAAAAGCTAAAATTTTTAATAACGGACATTCTCAAGCCGTTCGTTTGCCAAAAGAATTTCGTTTTGAAAGCAAAGAGGTTATTATTCGCAAAGTTGAAAATGGAGTTTTGCTTATGTCGCAAGATAAAAATATATGGAAAAATTGGTTTGATAATTTGGAGGAATTTTCAGAAGATTTTACAAAAATTTTAGATAGCAGAGAAATTAATCAAAATAATCAAAAACGAGAGGATTTATTTTGAAAAAATTAATGCTTGACACTAATATTTGTATTTACATTATTAAAAATAAACCGTTAAATGTTAGAAAAAAATTTGAAAGTTATAATTTTGGCGAAATTGCAATATCGAGCATTACAGTTTCCGAGCTTTATTACGGAGCTTATAAAAGTTCTAAACAAGAGCAAAATTTATTAAGTTTGAATAATTTTTTATCTCCGTTTAATATTATAGAATTTGATATAGAATGCGCTTTAGCTTATGGAAAGATAAGAGCGGAACTTGAAAATAAAGGACAAATAATAGGTTGTATGGATATGCTTATCGCTTCTTGCTCGCTTGCGAAAAATTTTACCCTTATTACAAACAATATAAAAGAATTTAAGCGTATAAAAGGTTTGAAAGTTGAGAATTGGATTTAATAAATAATCTTTTATTGAATAAATATTTTTTATACTATATTATACTTATTAAAGAATTAAGCGGTATTATAATTTATGAAGTTATTTTTATTAATTCCAATATTATTTTTTTTATTATCATGCTTGTCAATTCCGAAAGCCGATTTGAAAGACGATAATTCTCAAAATTGGATTGAAAATATTAAAAATAAAACCGTTATAGACGAATACGAAAATATTTATAGATTTAATTATAAAGCCGATATGAATGTATTTGCCTATGGTTATTATTCTAAAGCTATAAAATATAAACTATTTAAAATAAAAAACGACAGAGCTTTTTATTATACGATTACGAGTTTAAAAAGTTATATAATGACAGTTTTGCCGAATTTTAATCTTTATGAAATCAACTCAAGCAAAAGTTTATTTAATTTGTTAAATCAAAATAAATATTTCGACAATAATTTTAAGAATAAAAATATTTATATAGCGATAGGATTGATATTAAAAAATAATATTTTATATATAGCAAAAAATTATTCTTCCGCTTATAAAGATAAACTTAATTTATGGTTTGAAAATAACGGATATTTTAAAAATGAAGAATGGTATCCGATTTTAAATGCCGATTGGAATTCATATCCTCTGCCAACCGAAGACGATATTGATTGGGATAATCTATATATGCTTGGAGAGATTATTTAAATATGTATTATATGTAGTATAAAATTGCCTATATAGTTATAATAATCTATGTAAAATAAGTAAATATAGTTATTTCTTTTTATTCCAATTTTATTTAAATATTTTATTATTTGTTATAATTAAAGTTAATAAAAAAATATAATTAAATTTTTGGAGAATAATTAAAATGGAAAATAGTATTTTATATAATAATAATGTAGAAGATAATATAAAAAAATCTAAAAAGTCAAAAGTGGCA
Protein-coding regions in this window:
- a CDS encoding antitoxin: MFQKAKIFNNGHSQAVRLPKEFRFESKEVIIRKVENGVLLMSQDKNIWKNWFDNLEEFSEDFTKILDSREINQNNQKREDLF
- the vapC gene encoding type II toxin-antitoxin system tRNA(fMet)-specific endonuclease VapC, whose protein sequence is MKKLMLDTNICIYIIKNKPLNVRKKFESYNFGEIAISSITVSELYYGAYKSSKQEQNLLSLNNFLSPFNIIEFDIECALAYGKIRAELENKGQIIGCMDMLIASCSLAKNFTLITNNIKEFKRIKGLKVENWI